One region of Hydrogenobaculum sp. Y04AAS1 genomic DNA includes:
- the serS gene encoding serine--tRNA ligase, with the protein MISIELIRKNPEYVKENLAKRDMFLKDRIDDILKLDEERRHKIKRIEDLRALRNAKSKEIGSLKKQGLNTESLEEEIRLIKEEISKLEEELARIEKYTEDLLLRVPNLLHESVPYGKDENDNVEIKRWGEIPKFDFGIKDHADLGVLRGFIDFDQATAISGSRFSILKGPLAKLERALINFMLEINAKNGYQEMIVPHLVKPQTLVGTGQLPKFQEELYYVKDDDLYLIPTAEVPLVNVFKDTILKEDDLPINLTAYTPCYRREAGSHGKDVKGLIRQHQFDKVELVKIVHPDSSYDELERLLSNAEEILQLLELPYRVVALCSGDIGFSASKTYDIEVWIPSQNKYREISSCSNCEDFQARRANMRFKDKTGKNRFVHTLNGSSLAVGRTLVAIMENYQTKDHKIRIPKVLKDYIKGECI; encoded by the coding sequence ATGATTAGTATAGAGCTTATAAGAAAAAATCCAGAGTATGTAAAAGAAAACTTAGCCAAAAGAGATATGTTTTTGAAAGACAGGATAGATGACATACTAAAACTAGACGAAGAAAGAAGGCATAAGATAAAAAGAATTGAGGATTTGAGGGCTCTCAGAAACGCTAAAAGCAAGGAGATAGGTAGTTTAAAAAAACAAGGACTAAACACGGAATCCCTTGAAGAAGAGATAAGGTTAATTAAAGAAGAAATATCAAAGTTAGAGGAAGAGTTAGCCCGCATAGAAAAATATACAGAAGACCTTCTTCTTAGAGTACCAAATTTATTACACGAAAGTGTTCCTTACGGTAAGGATGAAAACGATAACGTAGAGATTAAAAGATGGGGTGAAATACCAAAGTTTGATTTTGGAATAAAAGACCATGCTGATCTTGGTGTTTTGAGAGGTTTTATAGATTTTGACCAAGCTACCGCTATATCTGGTAGTAGGTTTAGCATATTGAAAGGTCCTTTGGCAAAGCTAGAAAGGGCTCTTATAAACTTTATGCTTGAGATAAATGCGAAGAATGGCTATCAGGAAATGATAGTGCCTCATCTTGTAAAACCTCAAACGTTAGTGGGCACTGGGCAGCTTCCAAAATTTCAAGAAGAGCTTTACTATGTAAAAGATGATGATCTTTATCTTATACCTACTGCTGAAGTACCTCTTGTAAACGTATTTAAAGACACCATATTAAAAGAAGATGATTTGCCCATTAACCTTACAGCTTATACTCCTTGTTATAGGAGAGAGGCGGGTTCTCATGGAAAAGATGTGAAAGGGCTTATTAGACAACACCAGTTTGATAAAGTAGAGCTTGTAAAAATAGTTCATCCAGATAGTTCTTACGACGAGCTAGAAAGGCTTTTGTCAAATGCAGAGGAGATTTTACAACTTTTAGAACTTCCCTACAGAGTAGTGGCTCTTTGTTCTGGTGATATAGGTTTTTCAGCTTCTAAAACTTACGATATAGAGGTATGGATACCTTCTCAAAATAAGTATAGAGAAATATCTTCTTGTTCTAACTGTGAAGATTTTCAAGCAAGGAGGGCAAACATGAGGTTTAAAGATAAAACTGGCAAAAATAGGTTTGTTCACACTCTAAACGGTTCTTCTTTGGCGGTAGGTAGGACGTTGGTGGCTATTATGGAAAATTATCAAACGAAAGATCACAAAATTAGAATACCAAAGGTTTTAAAAGATTACATAAAGGGAGAGTGTATATGA
- a CDS encoding rod shape-determining protein, translated as MFGFMNSAIGIDLGTANSLVFVPGRGIVLEEPSIVAIDSRKHKVLAVGAEAKEMLGKTPDYIKAVRPLKDGVITDFEITQVMISHFIKKTLGKGILKPKPRVVVGVPSGVTPVEERAVIDAAKSAGAREVYLIAEPMAAAIGADLPISEPIGNMVVDIGGGTTDVAVISLSGIVISHSLKIAGDEMNEAIIEYIKRKFSMLIGEQTAEKIKLDLGSATMPTEKREMEVRGRDATGLPRSIVVDSAQIYEALEDTLNAIVSAIKTTLEKTPPELAADIVERGIVLAGGGSLLKNLHHKLTQDLGIKTYYCEDPLRAVARGVGKVVDDIDLLKKVSFI; from the coding sequence ATGTTTGGATTCATGAATAGTGCAATAGGTATTGATTTGGGTACGGCTAACAGTTTGGTATTTGTTCCAGGACGAGGCATTGTATTGGAAGAGCCTTCTATAGTAGCTATAGATTCAAGAAAGCATAAGGTCTTGGCAGTGGGGGCGGAAGCCAAGGAAATGCTTGGAAAAACTCCTGATTATATAAAAGCTGTGAGACCTTTAAAAGATGGCGTTATTACAGATTTTGAAATCACCCAGGTTATGATATCTCATTTTATCAAGAAAACTTTGGGTAAGGGTATATTAAAACCCAAGCCTCGAGTTGTAGTAGGTGTACCTTCTGGTGTTACACCAGTAGAAGAGCGAGCTGTAATAGATGCTGCAAAGTCCGCTGGGGCGAGGGAAGTATATCTCATAGCAGAGCCGATGGCGGCTGCTATAGGGGCAGATTTGCCAATTTCTGAGCCTATAGGTAATATGGTAGTGGATATAGGTGGAGGAACCACGGATGTGGCTGTTATATCTTTGTCAGGTATCGTTATATCCCATTCTCTTAAAATAGCTGGCGACGAGATGAATGAAGCTATCATTGAATATATAAAAAGAAAGTTTAGTATGCTTATAGGCGAGCAAACCGCTGAGAAAATAAAATTAGATCTTGGCTCTGCTACAATGCCGACAGAAAAAAGAGAGATGGAGGTAAGAGGAAGAGATGCCACTGGGCTTCCAAGGTCTATAGTTGTTGATTCTGCACAAATCTACGAAGCTTTGGAAGATACGTTAAATGCCATAGTGAGTGCTATTAAAACCACTTTAGAAAAAACTCCGCCGGAATTGGCTGCCGATATAGTAGAAAGAGGCATTGTGCTAGCGGGCGGAGGATCTTTGCTTAAAAATTTGCATCATAAATTAACTCAAGACCTTGGTATAAAAACATACTACTGTGAAGATCCTTTGAGAGCTGTGGCAAGAGGTGTTGGTAAAGTTGTGGACGATATAGACCTTTTAAAGAAAGTATCCTTTATATGA
- the mreC gene encoding rod shape-determining protein MreC, which produces MRLGFLYIFLLFLSFIFIFIPNTAYLVKYDPFNYITNYRLSSYAFISNMLKLYVDLVDVKKENAILTKELNYYKTFSYELQKCQNEARQLYYISNSLVFINKQSNPNVYISRVVGYDMSGKKSFLEIQNNGKIKEGSLVSSNGYFVGVVYKVYKDVAYVMTVYNKMFNTIVYNYRTGDTYIYKGGYPDGSIINATSNDDIKIGDLIYFRSLKNQDIPYLLVGKVLEVSRSKNLFFLNVKLKPMANPNIYDFVVVINR; this is translated from the coding sequence ATGAGGCTTGGCTTTTTATATATATTTTTGCTTTTTTTATCTTTCATTTTTATTTTTATTCCAAATACGGCTTATTTGGTCAAGTATGATCCTTTTAACTATATAACCAACTATAGACTCTCATCTTACGCTTTTATTAGCAATATGTTGAAATTATATGTTGATTTAGTTGATGTTAAAAAAGAAAATGCTATCCTAACGAAAGAGCTAAATTATTATAAAACCTTTAGCTACGAGCTTCAGAAATGCCAAAATGAAGCTAGGCAGTTATATTACATATCAAATAGTTTGGTTTTCATAAACAAACAATCAAACCCAAATGTATATATTTCAAGAGTTGTTGGTTATGATATGTCTGGAAAGAAAAGTTTCTTAGAAATACAAAACAACGGTAAAATAAAAGAAGGAAGCTTAGTATCATCCAATGGATATTTTGTTGGCGTAGTTTATAAAGTTTATAAAGATGTGGCTTATGTTATGACGGTTTATAACAAAATGTTTAATACAATAGTGTACAATTATAGGACTGGCGATACTTATATTTATAAGGGCGGTTACCCTGATGGTAGCATAATAAACGCTACTTCTAACGACGATATAAAGATAGGAGATTTAATTTATTTTAGAAGCTTGAAAAACCAAGACATACCGTATTTATTGGTGGGCAAAGTTTTAGAGGTTAGTAGATCAAAAAATTTATTTTTTTTAAACGTCAAATTAAAACCTATGGCCAATCCTAACATATACGATTTTGTGGTGGTAATTAATAGATGA
- a CDS encoding ADP-ribosylglycohydrolase family protein: protein MKEKFRGIVLGSAIGDAIGKSFEDLDIYQVEEFYKDLPITNFVEPHPSSPAFFQKPNEPSDETNVSRLLIESILESNKLDIYNYFDKLKAWAFDETTHRYPDPFILKAIYNLSNNIIEGLRFSSVEGILRVIATSMLHFENEALSDEAAKLVTMLTHRSDEALDGAILFNRFLVKSIKNDESLETLENRIELLKELKSCVKSFYTKKMLDILIDALEEGYSKEKAIVNIGNGNFVLESLGLSLYYFLTEGIDYPFDAFVSAINSYWEFGGDTDAIGFITGALLGAYHGYEFLPEDLIQNLENHQQYIHLADNLYELSKKIHAK from the coding sequence ATGAAAGAAAAGTTTAGGGGTATTGTTCTTGGGTCTGCGATAGGAGACGCTATAGGAAAATCTTTTGAGGATTTAGATATTTATCAGGTAGAAGAGTTTTATAAGGATTTACCTATAACAAACTTCGTAGAACCACATCCTAGCTCTCCGGCGTTTTTCCAAAAGCCAAATGAACCTTCAGATGAAACTAATGTGTCAAGGCTTTTGATAGAATCTATATTGGAATCTAACAAGCTTGATATTTATAACTATTTTGATAAGCTTAAAGCTTGGGCTTTTGATGAGACAACGCACAGATATCCAGATCCATTTATACTAAAAGCCATATACAATTTGTCAAATAACATAATAGAAGGCTTGCGATTTTCTTCTGTAGAAGGAATACTTAGGGTTATAGCCACTTCTATGCTTCACTTTGAAAATGAAGCCCTATCCGATGAAGCGGCTAAGTTGGTTACAATGCTTACTCATAGAAGCGATGAGGCTTTAGATGGTGCTATTTTGTTTAATCGCTTTTTGGTAAAATCCATAAAAAACGATGAATCTTTGGAGACTTTAGAAAATAGAATAGAGCTTTTAAAAGAGTTAAAATCTTGTGTTAAAAGCTTTTATACAAAAAAAATGTTAGATATTTTGATAGATGCTTTAGAAGAAGGATATTCTAAAGAAAAAGCCATTGTAAACATAGGTAATGGTAATTTTGTATTGGAAAGCTTAGGGTTGTCTTTGTATTACTTTCTAACGGAAGGCATTGACTATCCGTTTGATGCTTTTGTTAGTGCTATAAACTCCTATTGGGAGTTTGGCGGTGATACAGACGCTATAGGTTTTATTACAGGAGCTTTGTTGGGTGCTTACCACGGATATGAGTTTTTACCAGAGGATTTGATACAAAATTTAGAAAACCATCAACAATATATACATTTAGCAGATAACCTTTATGAGCTTAGTAAAAAAATTCATGCAAAATAG
- a CDS encoding SCO family protein: MRKLTLIFVVISSILLFSCEKPVNPSINAKPFDFKLFSGNKEISLKDYENRYKVILIYFGYTHCPDVCPTVLHRLSSMYNMLGDDKKYVKVVFITLDPKRDTPNIADEYAKFFNKNFSGLSGDPGYIKKVADSYGVVYKIVPSKTQGYLIDHTDNIYVIYNKSLKTIFFDKDQNPTYMTSYIKKLLKSKG; encoded by the coding sequence GTGAGAAAATTAACGTTAATTTTTGTTGTTATATCTAGTATTTTGCTATTTTCTTGTGAAAAGCCAGTAAACCCAAGCATAAACGCGAAACCTTTTGATTTTAAGCTTTTTTCTGGTAATAAAGAAATATCGTTGAAAGATTATGAAAATCGTTATAAGGTAATTTTAATTTACTTTGGCTATACCCATTGTCCTGATGTGTGCCCTACGGTGTTGCACAGGCTATCTTCTATGTACAATATGCTTGGTGATGATAAAAAATATGTAAAAGTTGTTTTTATAACTTTAGACCCCAAAAGAGATACTCCAAACATTGCTGATGAATATGCTAAGTTCTTTAACAAAAATTTTAGCGGTTTATCCGGAGATCCAGGTTATATAAAAAAAGTAGCCGATAGCTATGGTGTGGTTTACAAAATAGTGCCTTCAAAAACACAGGGTTATCTGATAGATCATACTGACAACATATATGTAATTTATAATAAAAGCCTAAAAACAATATTCTTTGACAAAGACCAAAACCCAACGTATATGACGTCTTATATAAAAAAACTTTTAAAAAGTAAAGGCTAA
- the hisB gene encoding imidazoleglycerol-phosphate dehydratase HisB — protein sequence MRKAHIFRQTKETAIDMEIDLDGSGVYQIETPVGFLNHMMESFSKHSFIDIKLKAEGDIDVSYHHLVEDVGIVLGQAISKALGDKSGINRYGFAILPMDEALVLCSLDFSGRGLFFYDRKDLRGKITEFDFELIWEFIKGFALESKATVHIKILDGHILHHIAECSIKSLAFSVRQAVAKQDKGILSTKGLL from the coding sequence ATGAGAAAGGCACATATTTTTAGACAGACAAAAGAAACGGCTATAGATATGGAGATTGACCTAGATGGTTCTGGTGTTTATCAAATAGAGACACCTGTAGGTTTTTTAAATCATATGATGGAGAGTTTTTCGAAGCATAGCTTTATAGACATAAAGTTAAAAGCCGAAGGCGATATCGATGTATCTTACCATCATCTTGTGGAAGATGTAGGTATAGTACTAGGACAAGCTATATCTAAAGCCTTAGGAGATAAATCTGGTATAAATAGATATGGATTTGCAATTTTACCTATGGACGAAGCTTTGGTGCTATGTTCTCTTGATTTTTCAGGTAGAGGACTCTTTTTCTACGATAGAAAAGATTTAAGAGGTAAGATTACAGAGTTTGACTTTGAGCTAATATGGGAGTTTATAAAAGGGTTTGCATTGGAGTCAAAAGCTACTGTGCATATAAAAATTCTTGATGGGCACATACTTCACCATATAGCAGAGTGTAGTATAAAGTCTTTAGCTTTTAGTGTAAGACAAGCTGTAGCAAAACAAGATAAAGGCATCCTTTCTACAAAAGGGCTTTTATGA
- the mrdA gene encoding penicillin-binding protein 2 has product MKKNYIVFALLILLAYIAIGARLFYLQIIKGDKYYKESKRNYTRLQILYPPRGAIESSDGTKLAYDVPTYDFYIDPQEISENKDLSKEIERFKNMFGIDITNIIKVNKNSITPIKIMDNLSTQQLETFYANSYKFPGIFVGIVPKRIYPYGDEYAHILGYVGLPSQKDLKEYQIGPQSLVGKAGIEKRFNKYLIGELGYKKIMVNALGKELYTIDKELPVQGDTVVLTINSQIQDIVHNVFLNSGQKVGAVIVMNAHSGEILALDSFPEYNPNDVYKDWNKIINNSLRPFLNRATEAIYPPGSVFKVPIAIAALKYGVITPSSTLDCSGYIKVGNHIFYNWLRYDTGYQTIVQAIQNSCDTFFYQLGMKLGQRKIYQIEKDFGYGSSIPFELYNSPGFLPTKSWKLKKFHQPWYEGDTVNMSIGQGYVLVTLLQQVTMMEGIANNGVIYQPTLLKDIKTPDGKIVFENHRKVYKYVRAPLEDYSVVKKGLREVVVKGTGTNAFSTIVDIAGKTGTAQVVFGKHVGPNSPWKYQPDAWFVGFAPYRDPKYVVGVIVEHGIEGNLTAAPIVKRILEQIYIKGINREIN; this is encoded by the coding sequence ATGAAGAAAAATTACATTGTTTTTGCGCTTTTAATATTATTAGCTTATATTGCAATAGGTGCTAGATTATTTTATTTACAGATAATAAAAGGAGATAAGTATTACAAAGAGTCTAAACGAAATTATACCAGGCTTCAAATACTTTATCCTCCAAGAGGTGCTATAGAAAGTTCAGATGGCACAAAGCTTGCCTATGACGTTCCCACCTACGATTTTTATATAGATCCTCAAGAAATATCTGAAAATAAAGATTTATCGAAAGAGATAGAAAGATTTAAAAACATGTTTGGTATAGATATAACTAATATTATCAAAGTAAATAAAAATTCTATAACACCTATAAAAATTATGGATAACCTAAGCACTCAACAGCTGGAAACATTTTATGCAAATTCTTATAAATTTCCAGGTATTTTTGTTGGCATAGTACCAAAAAGGATATACCCTTATGGAGATGAATACGCTCATATATTAGGTTATGTAGGTTTGCCATCTCAGAAAGATCTAAAAGAATATCAGATAGGTCCTCAAAGCCTTGTAGGGAAAGCTGGTATTGAAAAACGATTCAACAAATATCTTATAGGTGAGCTCGGTTATAAAAAAATAATGGTGAATGCTTTAGGAAAAGAGCTATACACTATTGATAAAGAATTACCCGTACAGGGTGATACAGTGGTACTTACTATAAACTCTCAGATTCAAGATATAGTGCATAATGTGTTTTTAAACTCTGGTCAGAAAGTGGGTGCAGTTATAGTTATGAATGCTCATAGCGGTGAAATATTAGCATTGGATAGTTTTCCTGAATACAATCCAAACGATGTATATAAAGACTGGAATAAGATTATAAACAATTCTCTGAGGCCCTTTTTAAATAGAGCCACTGAGGCCATATATCCACCCGGTTCTGTTTTTAAGGTGCCTATTGCAATAGCCGCCTTAAAATACGGTGTTATAACTCCATCTTCCACCCTTGATTGCTCTGGGTACATTAAAGTAGGTAATCACATTTTTTACAATTGGCTTAGATACGATACAGGGTATCAGACAATAGTTCAAGCTATACAAAACTCTTGTGATACGTTCTTTTATCAACTTGGTATGAAGCTCGGTCAAAGGAAGATATACCAAATAGAAAAAGACTTTGGATATGGCTCTAGTATACCTTTTGAACTTTACAACTCTCCTGGGTTTTTACCTACTAAAAGCTGGAAACTAAAGAAATTTCATCAGCCTTGGTATGAAGGCGATACGGTTAACATGAGTATAGGTCAAGGTTATGTATTGGTGACTCTTCTTCAGCAAGTTACTATGATGGAGGGTATAGCAAACAACGGCGTGATATATCAACCCACCTTGCTAAAAGATATCAAAACTCCAGATGGAAAGATTGTATTTGAGAATCACCGTAAGGTTTACAAATACGTAAGAGCTCCTTTAGAAGACTATTCGGTAGTTAAAAAAGGTTTAAGGGAAGTGGTTGTAAAGGGTACTGGTACAAATGCATTTTCTACTATTGTAGATATAGCAGGTAAAACTGGTACAGCTCAGGTGGTCTTTGGAAAACACGTAGGACCAAACAGCCCATGGAAATATCAACCGGATGCCTGGTTTGTGGGTTTTGCACCGTATAGAGATCCTAAGTATGTGGTGGGTGTTATAGTAGAGCATGGTATTGAAGGAAATCTCACGGCTGCTCCTATTGTAAAAAGGATATTGGAACAAATATATATAAAAGGTATAAATAGAGAAATAAACTAA
- a CDS encoding DNA topoisomerase (ATP-hydrolyzing) — MEILEIPIEEEARQSYLDYAMSVIVGRAIPDVRDGLKPVQRRILYAMYEMDLTPDKPFKKCARIVGDTMGRYHPHGDQAIYDALVRMAQDFNLRYPLVIGQGNFGSIDGDPPAAMRYTEAKLSKITLSLLEDIENDTVDFVPNFDESVMEPQVLPAKMPNLLCNGTTGIAVGLATSIPPHNLKEVCDALVALAQNQDITVEELMQYIKGPDFPTGGIIVGEVSPEVYKTGRGQVTVQAKARVEKTSSGREQIIITEIPYMVNKAELIKKIAELARSGKLKEISDLRDESDKEGIRIVIELKRDAKGEAVLKKLYKNTSLRKNFPINMVALVGLEPKLLNLKDILLEFFKHRLNVIYRRTEFFLRKAEERLHIVEGLLICIKDIDKIIETIRASQDTQEAKEKLMSGWNLTEKQAQAILDLRLQRLTSLETSKLQKEHDELIENIKTYKNILENKQERINIFIKETKELADRFKDPRRTFIEGMIKEDTYVDVFVTRNGFVKPIELLEEEKSPIVNVASLKFTEGLFIVSNKGRVYWTAGSEALSGSSIHMKDTDEHVVGAFVREQYNSRLLILTNKGSIKKIPLVEFEYKTQGFQILKLSEGEEVVYISGSQDESEILILTKKGYINRIQTQDVGATTSSSKAIQCIKLNENDEAISVRALDDKIFGLLITEEGYAKKIKLEDIPKKSRTSQGINVLKQKFLNACDLIFYNDDDNFDVLISTFNGSHIKFDIKSLIQRIKVPAGIGVPEEKVIDLKDDKIYKVVSL, encoded by the coding sequence ATGGAAATATTGGAAATCCCTATAGAAGAAGAGGCAAGACAATCTTATCTTGACTATGCGATGTCTGTTATAGTTGGTAGGGCTATACCAGACGTTAGAGATGGCCTTAAGCCGGTTCAAAGAAGAATACTGTATGCAATGTATGAAATGGACCTAACCCCAGATAAACCCTTTAAAAAATGTGCCCGTATCGTAGGGGATACTATGGGAAGATATCATCCCCATGGAGATCAAGCTATATACGATGCTCTTGTAAGAATGGCTCAGGATTTCAACCTTAGATATCCTCTTGTAATAGGACAGGGAAATTTTGGTTCTATAGATGGAGACCCTCCTGCTGCAATGAGATATACAGAGGCAAAGCTATCTAAGATAACCCTTAGCTTATTGGAAGATATAGAAAACGATACTGTAGATTTTGTACCAAATTTTGATGAGAGTGTCATGGAGCCTCAGGTTCTTCCGGCAAAGATGCCAAACCTTCTTTGCAACGGTACTACAGGCATAGCGGTAGGGCTTGCTACTTCTATCCCCCCTCACAATCTAAAAGAAGTTTGCGATGCGTTGGTGGCTTTGGCTCAAAACCAAGATATAACTGTAGAAGAGCTTATGCAATATATAAAAGGACCAGATTTTCCCACAGGCGGTATAATAGTGGGGGAAGTATCGCCAGAGGTTTACAAAACCGGAAGAGGACAAGTTACTGTTCAAGCAAAGGCAAGAGTAGAAAAAACAAGCTCTGGAAGAGAACAAATAATAATAACAGAAATCCCTTACATGGTCAACAAAGCAGAGCTTATAAAAAAGATAGCAGAACTAGCAAGGTCTGGTAAGCTAAAAGAGATTTCTGACTTAAGAGACGAATCTGACAAAGAAGGTATAAGAATAGTAATAGAACTAAAGAGAGATGCTAAAGGAGAGGCTGTATTAAAAAAACTTTACAAAAATACATCCCTTAGAAAAAACTTTCCTATAAATATGGTGGCTTTGGTGGGACTTGAACCAAAGCTTTTAAATCTAAAAGATATTTTGCTGGAATTTTTCAAACATAGGCTAAATGTGATCTATAGAAGGACTGAGTTTTTCTTAAGAAAAGCCGAAGAAAGACTTCATATAGTAGAAGGACTTTTGATTTGTATAAAAGATATAGACAAAATTATAGAAACCATTAGAGCTTCACAAGACACCCAAGAGGCTAAAGAAAAGCTCATGAGTGGCTGGAATCTAACTGAAAAGCAAGCTCAAGCAATACTTGATTTAAGATTACAAAGACTTACATCCTTAGAAACTTCTAAGCTTCAAAAAGAACACGATGAGCTTATAGAAAATATCAAGACTTATAAAAATATATTGGAAAACAAACAAGAAAGGATAAACATCTTTATAAAAGAGACAAAAGAACTTGCAGATCGTTTCAAAGACCCAAGAAGAACTTTCATCGAAGGTATGATAAAAGAAGATACCTATGTGGATGTTTTTGTCACGAGAAATGGATTTGTAAAACCTATAGAGCTTTTAGAAGAGGAAAAATCTCCTATTGTTAATGTGGCAAGTTTGAAGTTTACAGAAGGCCTTTTCATAGTATCAAATAAAGGAAGAGTTTATTGGACTGCTGGGTCAGAAGCTTTGTCTGGAAGCTCCATTCATATGAAGGATACCGACGAGCACGTTGTAGGTGCCTTTGTGAGAGAGCAATACAACTCAAGACTTCTTATCTTGACAAATAAAGGCTCTATAAAGAAGATACCTCTTGTGGAGTTTGAATACAAAACCCAAGGCTTTCAAATATTGAAGCTCTCAGAAGGTGAAGAGGTGGTTTATATAAGCGGTTCTCAAGATGAGAGCGAAATACTTATTTTAACCAAGAAAGGTTATATAAATAGAATTCAAACCCAGGATGTAGGAGCAACCACATCTAGCTCAAAAGCCATTCAATGTATAAAGCTTAATGAAAATGATGAGGCTATCTCGGTGAGAGCTTTAGATGACAAGATTTTTGGGCTTTTGATAACAGAAGAAGGATACGCTAAAAAGATAAAGCTAGAGGATATTCCAAAAAAATCTAGAACATCTCAAGGTATAAACGTATTAAAGCAAAAGTTTTTAAACGCTTGCGATTTGATATTTTACAACGATGACGATAATTTTGATGTGTTGATATCCACTTTTAACGGCTCTCATATAAAATTTGATATTAAAAGCCTAATACAGCGTATAAAAGTACCTGCTGGTATAGGCGTGCCTGAGGAAAAAGTTATCGATTTAAAAGACGACAAGATATATAAGGTGGTATCATTATGA
- the gatB gene encoding Asp-tRNA(Asn)/Glu-tRNA(Gln) amidotransferase subunit GatB: MAMEFEPVIGLEVHVHMDTKTKMFCSCKIEYDAPPNTNVCPVCMALPGSLPVINKKAVEYGIRTSLALNCNINLTSIMARKHYFYPDLPKGYQISQYEKPLAEHGFVLLENKKVRIRRLHLEEDAGKNNHFENSSLVDLNRAGTPLMEIVTEPDINSAEEAKEFLEKLRAIVRYAGVSKADMEKGQLRCDVNVSLRPKGSQELGTRVEVKNVNSFKFVQKAIEYEIERQKAILLEGKAVEQETRGFDPQSGKTFVMRTKEEAEDYRYFKDPDLLPLVITKELLKSIKDNMPELPDERIERLMENYGLSRYEASVLTNLKELGDFFQEATKYTKEYKALSNWLLNDVLGFMNENQIEEIPITPQHLAKLLELIKQDVISTKIAKEVIKEMLTSKKDPDVIIEEKGLKQISNEDEIKAVVISVLEKFPQERERLKNGEEKLIGFLVGEVMKITKGKANPKLVNKLIRECL; this comes from the coding sequence ATGGCTATGGAATTTGAGCCAGTTATAGGGTTGGAAGTGCATGTGCATATGGACACAAAAACAAAGATGTTTTGCTCTTGCAAGATTGAATACGACGCTCCTCCCAATACAAACGTATGCCCAGTGTGCATGGCATTACCAGGAAGCCTTCCGGTTATAAACAAAAAAGCAGTAGAATATGGTATCAGGACATCCTTAGCGTTAAACTGCAATATAAACCTAACATCCATAATGGCAAGAAAACACTATTTTTATCCAGACTTACCAAAAGGATACCAGATATCTCAATACGAAAAACCTTTAGCCGAACATGGTTTTGTGCTTTTAGAAAACAAAAAAGTAAGGATAAGAAGACTACACTTAGAAGAAGATGCCGGCAAAAATAACCACTTTGAGAATAGCTCTTTGGTGGACTTAAACAGAGCTGGTACACCTCTTATGGAAATAGTCACAGAACCAGATATAAACTCCGCAGAAGAAGCAAAAGAGTTTTTAGAAAAACTAAGAGCTATAGTAAGATATGCTGGTGTTTCAAAAGCAGATATGGAAAAAGGCCAGTTAAGATGCGATGTAAACGTATCTCTAAGACCAAAAGGCTCTCAAGAGCTTGGCACGAGGGTAGAGGTAAAAAACGTAAACTCTTTTAAATTTGTACAAAAAGCTATAGAGTATGAGATAGAGCGCCAAAAAGCTATATTGCTTGAAGGAAAAGCTGTAGAACAAGAAACAAGGGGCTTTGATCCTCAAAGCGGTAAGACCTTTGTAATGAGAACCAAAGAAGAAGCAGAAGATTACAGATATTTTAAAGATCCAGACTTGCTTCCTCTTGTCATAACTAAAGAGCTTTTGAAGAGCATAAAAGACAATATGCCAGAGCTACCAGATGAGCGCATAGAAAGGTTGATGGAAAATTACGGTCTTAGTAGATATGAAGCGTCTGTGCTTACAAACCTAAAAGAGTTAGGAGATTTTTTCCAAGAAGCCACAAAGTATACTAAAGAGTATAAGGCTCTTAGCAATTGGCTTTTGAACGATGTACTTGGATTCATGAACGAAAATCAGATAGAAGAAATACCCATAACACCACAACATTTGGCAAAACTATTGGAACTTATCAAACAAGACGTCATATCCACAAAAATAGCAAAAGAAGTTATAAAAGAGATGCTAACAAGTAAAAAAGACCCAGATGTTATTATAGAAGAAAAGGGCTTAAAGCAAATATCAAACGAAGATGAGATAAAAGCGGTGGTAATAAGCGTATTAGAAAAATTCCCACAAGAAAGAGAAAGGTTAAAAAACGGCGAAGAAAAACTAATTGGATTTTTAGTAGGGGAGGTTATGAAGATTACCAAGGGTAAGGCTAACCCGAAACTTGTAAACAAGCTTATAAGAGAGTGTTTATGA